The following is a genomic window from Gymnodinialimonas ceratoperidinii.
TTTCCCAATACGAAACGTCTTTCGACCAAACTCCTGCCCTGCGCCATGAACCCTTTCTCGCGACGGAAACGAGCCGACCTTGCCCCACCCGTTTGATCCGCAGATCGTCCTGTCTCGCCCTCTCATCGCCATTCTCTCCACCGTCTCGGACAAGGGCGCGCCGCGCAACGCGCCGGTCTGGTTCGCGTGGGAGGCGGAGGCTCTGTGGATGCTGTCGGACGCGGGCGCCAGCAGTGCAGCGCGGGTGGAGGCCAATCCCCAGGTCGCGGTCGAGATCGTGGATTACGACAACGAAGCGGGCCTGCTGCGCCATCTCGGCCTGCGCGGCACAGCAACGGTGGAGCCGATGGACACCGCGCTCTTCCGGAGGCTCCTGCGCCGGTATCTCGGGCCAGAGGAGGCGCAGAACCCGTGGTTTGTCCAGAATGTCGCCCGCATCGACGATCCGAACGGGCGCCTGATCCGCCTCGTCCCGGACAGTATCTTCACCAACGACGTCAGTTTCTTTCGGACCGGTCCCGACCTGGCACAGCCGGCACGCTCCGAGCCAGATTGACAGCTTCGCCGCGCTTCGACACGCTGTCCTGATCCGATAGCCGAAAGCCCGCCGAATGATTTCCACCCAGTTTCTTCTGACCGCGCTTGTCGTGG
Proteins encoded in this region:
- a CDS encoding pyridoxamine 5'-phosphate oxidase family protein, coding for MPHPFDPQIVLSRPLIAILSTVSDKGAPRNAPVWFAWEAEALWMLSDAGASSAARVEANPQVAVEIVDYDNEAGLLRHLGLRGTATVEPMDTALFRRLLRRYLGPEEAQNPWFVQNVARIDDPNGRLIRLVPDSIFTNDVSFFRTGPDLAQPARSEPD